From a single Cinclus cinclus chromosome 16, bCinCin1.1, whole genome shotgun sequence genomic region:
- the MSRB1 gene encoding methionine-R-sulfoxide reductase B1 yields the protein MSFCSFLGGEVFKDHFQPGIYVCAKCGHELFSSRAKYEHSSPWPAFTETLRGDSVAKREERPGALKVTCGKCGNGLGHEFLNDGPKRGQSRFUIFSSSLKFVPKGKADNDLKEK from the exons ATGTCTTTCTGCTCCTTCCTGGGGGGAGAGGTGTTCAAGGACCACTTCCAGCCGG GTATTTACGTGTGTGCCAAGTGTGGCCATGAGCTGTTCTCCAGCCGGGCCAAGTACGAGCACTCGTCCCCGTGGCCAGCGTTCACCGAGACCCTGCGCGGGGACAGCGTGGCCAAACGCGAGGAGCGCCCGGGGGCTTTAAAG GTGACGTGTGGCAAGTGTGGCAACGGGCTGGGCCACGAGTTCCTCAACGATGGACCCAAGAGGGGCCAGTCCCGCTTCTGAATATTCAGCAGCTCGCTGAAATTCGTCCCGAAAG GTAAAGCTGACAACGACCTGAAGGAGAAGTAA